The following proteins are co-located in the Pomacea canaliculata isolate SZHN2017 linkage group LG8, ASM307304v1, whole genome shotgun sequence genome:
- the LOC112571317 gene encoding cystatin-like encodes MATSQLLVCAVAAVILAVVSGQLAGGISNVNLSMDAEPVTFAVDAINLKFSALAASTNDTYTPRQLVAIINAQQQVVSGMNYILTLLVAAGPQEYVCNATVWSRVWLSGPERLSITNGPECSRQHHDYQQS; translated from the exons ATGGCGACGTCGCAGCTTCTGGTCTGTGCGGTGGCTGCAGTCATCTTGGCCGTGGTTTCTGGTCAGCTGGCTGGCGGGATAAGCAACGTGAATTTGTCTATGGACGCTGAACCTGTGACCTTTGCTGTGGACGCCATCAACCTGAAGTTTTCAGCCCTCGCTGCCTCTACGAATGACACCTACACTCCACGACAGCTCGTTGCCATCATTAACGCTCAGCAGCAG GTGGTCAGCGGTATGAACTACATCCTCACTCTTCTTGTGGCAGCAGGGCCTCAG GAGTATGTTTGCAACGCCACCGTGTGGTCCCGAGTATGGCTGAGTGGACCGGAGCGACTGAGCATCACCAACGGACCTGAGTGTTCCCGCCAGCACCACGATTATCAACAATCCTGA
- the LOC112570337 gene encoding cytochrome P450 3A6-like — MEISCAMDWLLPASLFLLVVLLAYIYGTWTFSTFTRNEIPGPPPLPFFGHVLEFRRKGIFDCVRTWRKKYGKSFGIYMMRQPLLLTCDLDIAKEVFIKDFANFTNRGNKRADTFTYPLNLSLPFTEDNTWRRLRHTMTPTFSTGKLKLMAPCIARCCENLSRALLRITEKQELVDVKRVFGAYTIDVIAGTAFGLETDMLTNENEAFVQCAMQMIRKQSSLGLRIAFFMLFPFIGRFLRFAGLTKSSSEDHMIHFIDKIIQERRNNGGSDRNDFIQLLLEAEASEKDIALILKIDCTQILIDRHSLSEMTKDEIIAQGVTIINAGYETTATTLHFMVYLLALNPDKQEKLYDEIMKAIGNDTPTYDNVMGIKYLDDTLRETLRMFPPTPMLTRSALETRTIKGLTIEAGSTVGVASAAFMQDEEIFPEPDKFIPERFDDDNIPTIVRELAFGMGPRQCIGMRLAL, encoded by the exons ATGGAGATCAGCTGTGCCATGGACTGGCTTTTGCCTGCCTCTTTATTCTTGCTGGTTGTCCTGCTCGCATATAT ATATGGCACGTGGACATTTTCAACCTTTACCAGGAACGAGATTCCAGGACCACCCCCTCTCCCATTCTTCGGACATGTGCTGGAATTTCGGAGAAAG GGTATCTTTGATTGTGTTCgaacctggagaaaaaagtaTGGGAAGAGCTTCGG aatctACATGATGAGACAACCACTGCTGCTCACCTGTGATTTGGACATCGCGAAGGAAGTTTTTATCAAAGACTTCGCAAACTTTACAAATCGG GGGAATAAGAGGGCAGACACTTTTACCTACCCGTTGAACCTCAGCCTGCCTTTTACTGAGGATAACACATGGAGGCGGTTACGCCACACCATGACACCGACATTCAGCACCGGCAAGTTAAAACTG ATGGCTCCCTGCATCGCTCGATGTTGTGAAAATCTGTCACGTGCTCTGCTCAGAATAACTGAGAAGCAAGAACTTGTGGATGTCAAAAG ggttttTGGGGCCTACACCATAGATGTCATTGCCGGAACCGCATTCGGGCTGGAGACAGATATGCTGACCAATGAGAATGAGGCCTTTGTGCAGTGTGCCATGCAGATGATAAGAAAACAATCCTCTCTTGGCTTGCGAATAGCATTTTTCA TGCTTTTTCCGTTCATCGGACGATTCCTAAGGTTCGCAGGTCTAACAAAATCTTCCTCAGAAGATCACATGATCCATTTTATTGACAAAATCATACAAGAAAGGAGGAATAACGGCGGCAGT GACCGAAATGACTTCATTCAGCTTCTTCTTGAAGCGGAGGCCTCAGAAAAGGACATTGCGCTAATCCTCAAGATAGAC TGCACGCAAATACTGATTGATCGCCATTCTTTGTCAGAAATGACGAAGGATGAAATTATCGCACAAGGTGTGACCATCATCAATGCAGGCTACGAGACGACGGCAACAACTCTACACTTTATGGTGTACTTGCTGGCACTCAATCCTGACAAACAGGAAAAACTCTACGACGAGATCATGAAAGCTATCGGCAAC GACACACCTACCTATGACAATGTGATGGGCATCAAGTACCTGGACGACACTCTCAGAGAGACGCTTCGCATGTTTCCACCTACTCCTAT GCTTACCCGCAGTGCTCTCGAAACCCGAACAATAAAAGGCTTGACCATAGAGGCCGGAAGCACCGTTGGCGTTGCCTCTGCTGCCTTCATGCAGGATGAAGAGATCTTTCCTGAACCTGACAAGTTCATACCAGAGAG ATTTGACGACGACAACATTCCGACCATAGTACGCGAGTTGGCCTTCGGGATGGGCCCTCGTCAGTGTATCGGCATGAGACTGGCGCTGTAA
- the LOC112571316 gene encoding cytochrome P450 3A19-like, with the protein MDRHVNRCCGAVSRYLQRLTDEGQLVHVKQVFGAYSLDVIAGTAFGMETDFLTNQNDAILQAALNISGKQSHLDILQGFLMVFPILRPLFSFLSVNESSAVKDVIGLIESLIHDRKNNSQSERADFLQLMLDAEASEAEVAARPQDKHMTKVEIIAQGITILLGGYDTTATTLQYLTYLLALNPDRQEKLYHEIIAAIGHAAPTYNNVMSIKYLDNCVWEALRCFPPAVTIIRVAAETRTIKGVLIPAGICIAALLYVIMQDEENFPEPHRFIPERFDDNSIPTLLRELAFGAGPRQCLCMRLALYEAKMVAVTLIRRFRFIKVPETPETISLNKFSWMSFPDKPIFVRAEARN; encoded by the exons atggATCGACATGTCAACCGGTGTTGTGGCGCTGTATCTCGCTACCTGCAGAGACTAACTGACGAAGGACAACTCGTCCATGTCAAGCA GGTCTTTGGGGCCTACAGCTTAGATGTGATTGCTGGAACAGCTTTTGGCATGGAAACAGACTTTCTAACCAATCAAAACGACGCTATCTTGCAAGCTGCTTTGAATATTTCAGGGAAACAGTCTCATCTTGACATTCTTCAAGGATTTTTAA TGGTGTTCCCGATCCTTCGACCACTCTTTTCATTTCTCAGCGTGAACGAGTCTTCAGCAGTGAAGGATGTCATTGGGCTGATTGAAAGCCTCATTCACGACCGGAAGAACAACAGCCAAAGC GAAAGAGCTGATTTCCTACAGCTTATGTTGGACGCAGAGGCATCAGAAGCAGAGGTAGCCGCAAGACCTCAAGATAAAC ATATGACGAAGGTTGAAATCATCGCACAAGGTATCACCATTTTACTTGGTGGCTACGATACGACGGCGACGACCTTACAGTACCTGACCTACTTACTGGCCCTCAATCCCGACAGGCAGGAAAAACTATACCACGAGATCATCGCAGCTATTGGCCAT GCCGCACCTACCTATAATAATGTGATGAGCATCAAGTATTTGGACAACTGTGTTTGGGAGGCGCTGCGCTGTTTCCCTCCTGCTGTCAC GATTATTCGTGTGGCAGCAGAGACGAGAACCATCAAAGGCGTGCTCATTCCAGCTGGAATCTGCATTGCTGCTCTTTTGTATGTCATTATGCAAGACGAAGAGAACTTTCCAGAACCTCACAGGTTCATTCCAGAGAG ATTCGATGACAACAGCATCCCGACTCTGTTGCGGGAGTTGGCCTTCGGGGCGGGGCCTCGTCAGTGTCTTTGCATGCGACTGGCGCTGTACGAGGCTAAGATGGTGGCCGTCACACTCATTCGACGGTTCAGGTTCATTAAAGTGCCTGAGACACCC gagACTATTTCTTTGAACAAGTTTTCATGGATGTCCTTCCCTGACAAGCCCATCTTCGTGCGGGCGGAAGCACGGAACTAA